A window of the Helianthus annuus cultivar XRQ/B chromosome 4, HanXRQr2.0-SUNRISE, whole genome shotgun sequence genome harbors these coding sequences:
- the LOC110898952 gene encoding tubulin beta chain encodes MREILHIQGGQCGNQIGAKFWEVVCAEHGIDVTGKYTGDSELQLERINVYYNEASGGRFVPRAVLMDLEPGTMDSIRSGAYGQIFRPDNFVFGQSGAGNNWAKGHYTEGAELIDSVLDVVRKEAENCDCLQGFQVCHSLGGGTGSGMGTLLISKIREEYPDRMMMTFSVFPSPKVSDTVVEPYNATLSVHQLVENADECMVLDNEALYDICFRTLKLTTPSFGDLNHLISATMSGVTCCLRFPGQLNSDLRKLAVNLIPFPRLHFFMVGFAPLTSRGSQQYRALTVPELTQQMWDAKNMMCAADPRHGRYLTASAIYRGKMSTKEVDEQMLNVQNKNSSYFVEWIPNNVKSTVCDIPPTGLKMASTFIGNSTSIQEMFRRVSEQFTAMFRRKAFLHWYTGEGMDEMEFTEAESNMNDLVSEYQQYQDATADEEGEYEEEEEYDEA; translated from the exons ATGAGAGAGATTCTTCACATTCAAGGAGGCCAATGCGGAAACCAGATTGGAGCAAAGTTTTGGGAGGTTGTGTGTGCGGAACACGGCATCGATGTCACCGGAAAGTACACCGGTGACTCTGAACTTCAGCTGGAGAGGATCAACGTCTACTACAACGAGGCCAGCGGCGGAAGGTTTGTTCCACGCGCCGTGCTGATGGATCTGGAGCCTGGAACGATGGACAGTATCAGATCTGGCGCCTACGGTCAGATCTTCAGGCCTGATAACTTTGTGTTTGGTCAGTCTGGTGCTGGTAACAATTGGGCGAAAGGACACTATACTGAAGGCGCTGAGTTGATTGATTCTGTTCTGGATGTTGTTAGGAAGGAGGCTGAGAACTGTGATTGCTTACAGG GTTTTCAGGTGTGCCACTCTCTTGGTGGCGGCACAGGGTCTGGTATGGGAACTCTTTTGATCTCAAAGATCAGAGAAGAGTATCCTGATAGAATGATGATGACTTTCTCTGTGTTCCCTTCACCCAAGGTGTCTGATACTGTTGTGGAGCCTTACAACGCCACATTGTCGGTCCATCAGCTTGTTGAGAATGCTGATGAATGTATGGTTCTTGATAACGAGGCTTTGTACGATATTTGCTTTAGGACTCTCAAGCTCACAACCCCTAGCT TTGGTGATCTTAACCATTTGATTTCTGCAACAATGTCTGGAGTCACATGCTGTCTAAGGTTTCCAGGACAGTTGAATTCCGATTTAAGGAAGCTTGCAGTCAATCTTATCCCATTCCCGCGTCTCCACTTTTTCATGGTTGGTTTTGCTCCTCTCACCTCACGTGGCTCCCAACAATACCGTGCCCTAACCGTCCCTGAACTCACCCAACAAATGTGGGATGCCAAGAACATGATGTGTGCTGCTGACCCAAGACATGGGCGTTACCTAACCGCATCTGCCATTTACCGTGGTAAGATGAGCACCAAGGAAGTCGATGAGCAGATGCTCAATGTCCAAAACAAAAACTCTTCATACTTTGTGGAGTGGATCCCAAACAATGTGAAGTCGACTGTTTGTGACATCCCACCTACCGGTTTGAAGATGGCATCGACTTTCATTGGTAACTCGACCTCCATCCAAGAAATGTTCAGGCGTGTGAGCGAGCAGTTCACTGCTATGTTCAGAAGGAAGGCTTTCTTGCATTGGTACACAGGTGAGGGTATGGACGAGATGGAGTTCACTGAAGCTGAGAGCAACATGAACGATCTGGTGTCGGAGTATCAGCAGTATCAAGATGCAACTGCAGATGAGGAGGGTGAGTACGAGGAGGAAGAGGAGTATGATGAGGCTTGA